Proteins co-encoded in one Pocillopora verrucosa isolate sample1 chromosome 1, ASM3666991v2, whole genome shotgun sequence genomic window:
- the LOC136280327 gene encoding gamma-butyrobetaine dioxygenase-like: MLMAKMFSRLRCVCRFGSPCQRLFNPPSKRLRVNFASTAHLKSPVPTVLSLRETESDGTLHVTWNDNRVNRYPFVFLRDICRCPECFHESSSQRSFDTVGQLRMDIQPKRVDILQSGTQIAVTWPDEHVSVFDSEWLHSRRLAEKSQEAEAKEDPTLNKAGVIFWNAEQLQDKIPRHDFHEVMEDDYKLYEWLVSLHSLGIALVTNTPLQTGECFKLCSRVGFSKTTHYG; encoded by the exons ATGCTGATGGCAAAAATGTTTTCTCGTCTGCGGTGCGTCTGTAGATTTGGCTCTCCATGTCAGCGTTTATTTAATCCTCCTTCAAAGCGTTTAAGGGTAAATTTTGCTTCGACGGCTCACCTCAAAAGTCCTGTGCCTACTGTGCTAAGCCTTCGAGAGACAGAAAGTGATGGGACTTTACATGTAACATGGAACGACAACAGAGTAAACCGTTATCCGTTTGTCTTCCTTCGCGACATCTGTCGATGCCCTGAATGCTTCCACGAGTCTTCTTCGCAACGAAGCTTTGATACAGTGGGCCAGTTGAGGATGGACATTCAACCAAAACGTGTCGATATTTTGCAAAGTGGTACACAAATTGCTGTCACTTGGCCAGATGAACATGTCAGTGTGTTTGATTCTGAGTGGCTCCACTCCCGGCGCTTGGCCGAGAAGTCGCAAGAAGCTGAGGCTAAAGAAGACCCAACGCTAAACAAGGCCGGTGTAATTTTTTGGAACGCTGAACAG CTTCAAGACAAGATACCTCGTCATGACTTTCATGAGGTGATGGAAGATGACTACAAACTGTATGAGTGGTTGGTTTCACTTCATAGCTTAGGAATTGCACTTGTAACAAACACTCCTCTGCAAACTGGGGAATGCTTTAAATTGTGCAGTAGAGTTGGATTTTCAAAAACCACCCATTACGGGTAA